The Chitinophagales bacterium genome has a window encoding:
- a CDS encoding ABC transporter ATP-binding protein translates to METILSINSIAKAYGPVQALKGVSFDVPRGSVFGILGPNGSGKTTLLGIVLDVLRADTGSYQWLGGIPASEARKQIGSLLETPNFYHYMSAWDNLEISASIKQRGQQDRQRVLEQVGLWQRKDSKFQTYSLGMKQRLAIASALLGNPDVLVFDEPTNGLDPAGIAEIRDLIIQLNREGKTIIIASHLLDEVEKVCTHVAILKKGDLLLSGKVDEVLVSEDQVEISSADLNELEQAIKGMAGIDTVKPVNGKLLLNCNKSVTTTLINTYCIQHNITLSHLALRKKSLETKFMELTNK, encoded by the coding sequence TTGGAAACAATATTATCTATCAATTCAATTGCAAAAGCCTACGGACCAGTACAAGCACTCAAGGGTGTATCTTTCGACGTGCCCAGGGGCAGTGTGTTTGGCATACTAGGCCCAAACGGTAGTGGTAAAACAACATTGCTGGGCATTGTCCTTGACGTGCTGCGGGCAGATACCGGTAGCTATCAGTGGCTGGGAGGAATACCGGCTTCGGAAGCACGGAAACAAATAGGCTCACTGCTGGAGACTCCTAACTTTTACCACTATATGTCTGCCTGGGACAACCTGGAGATAAGTGCCTCAATAAAGCAACGGGGACAACAAGACAGACAGAGAGTGTTGGAGCAGGTGGGGCTATGGCAACGAAAGGATAGTAAATTCCAAACCTACTCGTTGGGCATGAAACAACGGCTGGCAATAGCCTCTGCCCTGTTAGGCAATCCTGATGTACTGGTATTTGACGAACCAACCAACGGGCTGGACCCGGCGGGCATAGCCGAGATACGTGACCTTATCATACAATTGAACAGGGAAGGCAAAACCATAATCATAGCAAGTCACCTGCTCGATGAAGTAGAAAAAGTTTGTACGCATGTAGCTATTCTGAAAAAAGGTGACTTACTGCTAAGCGGTAAAGTGGACGAAGTGCTGGTAAGTGAGGACCAGGTAGAAATAAGTTCGGCAGACCTGAATGAACTGGAACAAGCGATAAAAGGAATGGCTGGGATAGATACTGTTAAACCGGTTAATGGCAAATTGTTACTCAACTGCAACAAAAGTGTAACAACAACACTAATAAACACATATTGTATCCAACACAATATCACGCTTTCGCACCTGGCCCTGAGAAAGAAAAGCCTGGAAACAAAATTCATGGAACTCACCAATAAATAA
- the surE gene encoding 5'/3'-nucleotidase SurE has product MTKEQPVILVTNDDGITAPGIRALVEAVKDLGKIVVVAPDSPQSGMGHAVTIGEPLRLHKADVFEDIESWECSGTPVDCVKLARDIILKQKPDICVSGINHGANHSINVIYSGTMSAAMEAAIEGVPSIGFSLLDYRYEADFSIAKEVARTLVMKLLTDPVPEHTLLNVNIPKTGTVPYKGLKICRQAYAKWQEEFDRRTDPRGKDYYWMTGKFINMDKGEDTDVEALANGYASVVPVKFDLTDMQMKDQLENRWKDIL; this is encoded by the coding sequence ATGACTAAAGAGCAACCGGTAATATTAGTTACTAATGATGATGGCATTACCGCGCCAGGTATCAGGGCATTGGTAGAAGCAGTAAAAGATCTGGGTAAAATAGTGGTTGTAGCACCTGACAGTCCACAATCGGGTATGGGACATGCCGTAACTATTGGTGAACCTCTCCGCTTGCATAAGGCAGATGTTTTTGAAGACATTGAATCTTGGGAATGTAGTGGTACACCTGTTGATTGTGTAAAACTAGCGCGAGATATCATTCTGAAACAAAAGCCGGACATCTGTGTGAGCGGTATCAACCATGGGGCCAACCACTCTATTAATGTAATATATTCAGGCACTATGAGTGCCGCTATGGAAGCAGCAATTGAAGGTGTTCCTTCTATTGGATTTTCCCTTTTGGACTACAGGTACGAGGCCGATTTCAGTATAGCTAAAGAAGTAGCACGAACATTGGTAATGAAACTCCTTACCGACCCTGTGCCAGAACACACTTTGCTGAATGTTAACATTCCTAAAACAGGTACCGTACCTTATAAGGGTTTGAAGATATGCAGGCAGGCTTATGCTAAATGGCAGGAAGAGTTTGATAGGCGTACTGATCCACGTGGTAAAGATTACTATTGGATGACAGGAAAATTCATCAATATGGATAAAGGAGAAGACACTGATGTAGAAGCACTGGCTAACGGATACGCATCAGTTGTTCCGGTAAAGTTTGATCTGACTGACATGCAAATGAAAGACCAACTGGAAAACAGGTGGAAAGACATATTATAA
- a CDS encoding DUF4920 domain-containing protein encodes MKRVSLLFIVPAIVFSSCQSGNTEQAAEETHVVIIDSSYGESFDKKGAITVSQFNEQMAGKDSLDNIIVEGDLSEVCQAMGCWVKLKNESGEDIFVKMRGHDFFVPKDVAGKHVFLKGTGIREVTTVEELQHYAEDAGESEEAIAAITEPKEELKIDASGVIIEHVQE; translated from the coding sequence ATGAAAAGAGTATCATTGTTATTTATAGTACCGGCAATAGTTTTTAGTTCATGCCAATCCGGTAATACAGAACAGGCTGCTGAGGAAACTCATGTAGTAATTATTGACTCGTCCTATGGTGAATCCTTTGACAAGAAAGGAGCTATTACTGTTAGCCAGTTCAACGAACAGATGGCAGGCAAAGACAGCCTGGACAATATCATTGTTGAGGGCGATCTTTCTGAAGTTTGCCAGGCCATGGGGTGCTGGGTGAAACTCAAAAACGAAAGTGGAGAAGATATTTTTGTAAAAATGCGAGGCCACGACTTCTTTGTTCCTAAAGACGTTGCCGGTAAACATGTTTTTCTGAAAGGAACCGGCATACGCGAGGTGACAACAGTAGAAGAACTTCAACATTATGCTGAAGACGCGGGAGAAAGTGAGGAAGCCATTGCAGCTATCACCGAACCCAAAGAGGAACTGAAAATTGACGCGTCAGGTGTTATTATAGAACACGTACAGGAATAG
- a CDS encoding gliding motility-associated C-terminal domain-containing protein encodes MMRKLTALLLPVFFFATAETSAQTYYQINALSGVTVINGATVTVSQSTPPPNSATLCSTGPYQIGKNYSDYYNYDFSTNPVTHFRLQMIRFHDDDTVEVYVNGSPYAITALNPYNGNATTACSYTTNNMSSPSTGLITTTGGATGKGQGVEIDITKAPGLIQSVRVRHIRATTNNLASDVIYNAYFADDSCSLAFEASILDPICAGKDVQLSVTNYPNTTYTWSSNTTPPTVFTASANDREPVIKNISPLNTGKIYIKGERGVCTYHDTLDISVAPAPVLGLVKQAGPFCPGEDDTLSVPNVSLPTGGDVYAWSVNGLGKFDATQGYIIPFLNVQPVSKGWYSIYAVDGNGCISDTVNFFFDVLSGVAANFNYNVKEGCEQDTVEFINTSVDQTSQTWNFGDNSPLGIDKNPVHTYLVTKPNIGARKFTVQLAIANGSCADTATQDIELNHPLIAEFTIDDDSICQGSTISFSNTSLVKAGTTPKFIWNSGYGDDFQVFGLDHDNQYNVAGIYHPKLTLTDYLGCVATYGLEIVVDSTGGILFTNDKADICIGDEIIFDGDYYAGGANSITWDLGDNTGNTEEKHIRHSYTKPGKYNVTYSVDYRICPDLQVSKEINAKPYPDLYLGEDTSICPNGNPIFISDRVNPDGGTGIKYKWHTADKDVTQGIYVHHPGMYSVTADLNGCSVTDSIEVKKDCYINIPNAFTPNGDGNSDYFLPRQILSRNVTEFAMQIYNRWGQLIYQTNVPDGRGWDGKFKNEEQPTGVYVYTIHVTFGNSVSERYQGNVTLLR; translated from the coding sequence ATGATGAGAAAATTAACAGCCTTATTATTGCCTGTATTCTTTTTTGCAACTGCAGAAACAAGTGCACAGACTTATTACCAGATAAATGCACTGAGTGGAGTAACAGTAATAAATGGTGCTACGGTTACTGTGTCGCAATCTACACCTCCTCCCAATTCCGCGACTCTATGTAGTACCGGCCCCTACCAGATAGGGAAGAACTATTCCGATTATTACAACTACGATTTTTCTACAAATCCAGTAACACATTTTCGTCTTCAGATGATCCGTTTTCATGATGATGATACGGTTGAAGTATATGTGAACGGTAGTCCATATGCTATTACAGCTCTTAATCCATATAATGGAAATGCAACAACTGCATGCAGTTATACTACCAATAATATGTCATCTCCATCTACTGGATTAATTACAACAACCGGTGGTGCAACAGGCAAAGGACAAGGAGTTGAAATTGATATTACCAAAGCTCCCGGCCTTATTCAAAGTGTTCGTGTGAGGCATATCAGAGCTACAACGAATAACCTGGCGAGTGATGTGATCTATAATGCATATTTTGCTGATGATTCCTGCTCACTGGCTTTTGAGGCAAGTATACTGGATCCGATTTGCGCCGGTAAAGATGTTCAGCTATCTGTAACTAATTATCCCAATACCACGTATACATGGAGTTCTAATACTACACCTCCAACCGTTTTTACCGCGTCGGCTAATGATCGTGAACCTGTAATAAAGAATATCAGTCCGTTGAATACAGGTAAAATTTACATAAAAGGAGAAAGGGGAGTTTGTACTTATCATGACACGCTTGATATATCTGTTGCACCAGCCCCGGTTTTAGGCCTGGTAAAGCAAGCAGGTCCCTTCTGCCCGGGGGAGGATGATACACTGTCTGTACCAAACGTAAGCTTGCCGACAGGGGGAGATGTATATGCATGGTCAGTAAACGGTTTAGGTAAGTTTGATGCCACACAGGGCTATATAATTCCATTTCTGAATGTACAGCCGGTAAGCAAAGGTTGGTATTCTATTTATGCAGTAGATGGAAACGGATGTATTTCTGATACAGTGAACTTCTTTTTCGATGTACTTTCAGGAGTTGCAGCGAATTTTAACTACAATGTAAAAGAGGGTTGTGAACAGGATACCGTGGAGTTTATAAATACATCTGTTGATCAAACATCTCAAACATGGAATTTTGGAGATAATAGTCCCTTAGGTATTGATAAAAACCCGGTACATACCTACCTGGTAACAAAACCAAACATTGGTGCCCGTAAGTTTACGGTTCAACTGGCAATAGCTAATGGTTCTTGTGCAGATACTGCTACACAGGATATTGAACTGAATCACCCGCTGATAGCTGAGTTCACAATCGACGATGATAGTATATGCCAGGGCTCCACTATATCATTCTCAAATACATCATTGGTTAAAGCTGGTACCACACCTAAATTTATTTGGAATTCAGGCTATGGTGATGACTTTCAGGTTTTTGGGCTGGATCATGATAACCAGTATAATGTTGCCGGAATTTACCACCCTAAACTGACCCTTACAGACTACCTGGGTTGTGTCGCTACCTATGGTTTAGAGATCGTAGTTGATTCAACAGGTGGTATACTGTTTACAAACGATAAAGCAGATATCTGTATTGGTGATGAGATAATATTCGATGGTGATTATTATGCCGGTGGAGCAAATTCTATAACCTGGGATTTGGGTGATAATACCGGTAATACGGAAGAAAAACACATTCGTCATTCATATACAAAACCCGGCAAATACAACGTCACGTATAGTGTCGACTACCGCATTTGCCCCGATCTGCAAGTGAGTAAAGAAATAAACGCTAAACCATACCCTGATCTTTACCTGGGAGAAGATACATCTATATGCCCCAATGGCAACCCCATCTTTATCAGTGACCGTGTAAATCCTGACGGTGGAACAGGTATTAAATATAAGTGGCACACAGCTGACAAAGATGTTACACAAGGCATATATGTACATCACCCGGGCATGTACTCAGTAACCGCAGACCTTAATGGTTGCTCAGTGACAGATAGCATCGAAGTGAAAAAGGATTGCTATATCAATATACCGAACGCATTTACGCCAAACGGTGATGGTAATAGTGATTACTTCCTCCCCAGACAGATTTTATCACGTAACGTGACCGAATTTGCTATGCAGATATACAACCGTTGGGGACAATTGATTTACCAGACAAATGTACCTGATGGCCGTGGTTGGGATGGCAAATTCAAGAATGAGGAACAACCGACAGGGGTATATGTATATACTATACATGTTACATTCGGGAATAGTGTTTCTGAACGTTACCAGGGTAATGTTACACTGCTGAGATAA
- a CDS encoding NAD(P)-dependent oxidoreductase, with product MNGKTIFISGASRGIGRAIAIKLAAQGANIVIAAKSVTEDPRLGGTIHTVAEEVNSAGGRALAIPCDIREEDQILYAIRETISFFGGIDAVINNASAISLTRTEQTEAKKFDLMHDINVRGTFLLTKYCIPFLKKSENPHIITLSPPLNITPQWLGTALPYALSKFNMSMMAIGWAEELKDYKIASNSLWPKTTIATAAVKNLLGGEMLIQRSRKPEIIADAVDYILHQPSTTYTGQNLLDEDVLRNAGVSDFEPYSIVPGGPLQKDLFLD from the coding sequence ATGAACGGCAAAACGATCTTCATTTCAGGTGCAAGCAGGGGCATAGGCAGGGCTATAGCAATTAAGCTGGCTGCACAGGGAGCTAATATAGTTATTGCAGCAAAGTCTGTTACCGAAGACCCCCGGCTGGGAGGTACAATACACACTGTGGCTGAAGAAGTAAACAGTGCAGGAGGACGAGCACTGGCCATACCCTGCGATATCAGGGAAGAAGACCAGATACTTTACGCCATCAGGGAGACCATCTCGTTTTTTGGAGGGATAGACGCAGTAATCAATAATGCATCAGCTATTTCCCTGACGCGAACGGAACAAACGGAGGCCAAAAAATTCGACCTGATGCATGACATCAACGTTAGAGGTACATTCCTGCTCACTAAATACTGTATACCATTTTTGAAAAAGTCTGAAAACCCACATATTATTACCCTGTCCCCACCATTGAACATAACTCCGCAATGGTTGGGTACTGCTTTGCCCTATGCGCTAAGCAAATTCAATATGAGTATGATGGCCATTGGTTGGGCAGAAGAACTGAAAGATTATAAGATAGCATCTAACTCCCTGTGGCCCAAAACAACCATCGCCACGGCAGCAGTCAAAAACCTGTTGGGAGGAGAAATGCTGATACAACGAAGCCGTAAACCAGAGATAATTGCAGATGCGGTTGATTATATTCTGCATCAGCCATCAACCACTTATACCGGTCAGAACCTGCTTGATGAAGATGTTTTGCGCAATGCCGGCGTTTCCGATTTTGAGCCATACTCGATCGTCCCCGGAGGACCATTACAAAAAGACCTGTTCTTAGATTAA
- a CDS encoding YdeI/OmpD-associated family protein, which yields MQPKFFKKPSDLRKWLVKNHETATELHVGYYKKGTGKPSITWPESVDEALCFGWIDGMRRGIDEESYMIRFTPRKPKSIWSVVNVKKVEELKAKGLMYPMGLAAYERKEDHRSVIYSFEQKKEDLVLPPEYLKEFKKNRKAWAFFERSAPHYRLPATWWVISAKQETTRLKRLKELITDSEAHLKVKHLRR from the coding sequence ATGCAGCCAAAATTCTTTAAAAAACCATCTGATCTGCGAAAATGGCTTGTAAAGAACCATGAAACAGCAACAGAGCTACATGTGGGGTATTATAAGAAGGGGACAGGCAAACCCAGTATAACCTGGCCTGAATCTGTTGACGAGGCACTTTGTTTCGGTTGGATAGATGGTATGCGGCGCGGCATTGACGAAGAAAGTTACATGATACGTTTCACGCCACGCAAGCCCAAGAGCATATGGAGCGTTGTGAACGTAAAAAAGGTAGAGGAACTAAAAGCTAAGGGACTGATGTATCCAATGGGTTTAGCTGCATATGAACGTAAAGAAGATCATCGCTCTGTTATATATTCCTTTGAACAAAAAAAGGAAGACCTCGTTTTGCCGCCGGAATATCTGAAGGAATTCAAAAAGAATAGAAAGGCATGGGCATTTTTTGAACGGTCAGCTCCGCATTACCGGTTACCTGCTACCTGGTGGGTGATCAGTGCCAAACAGGAGACCACGCGCTTAAAAAGACTTAAGGAACTTATTACTGATTCAGAAGCCCACTTGAAAGTAAAGCATTTAAGGCGCTGA
- a CDS encoding Omp28-related outer membrane protein, which yields MRHLYFSALLLLSSATLFAQDTVSTNGQKNVLLESATGAWTGWAPDGIVFLDNVKASYPSTICLQHHNNDGMVNTQSTAYQAAFSVTGYPTGAINRKLYSGQSGISASRGIWMSSVAAELQNSPTFDVRLIYSYNPSTRVISANVQGTALTSLSGLYYTNVYIVEDSVTGTGSQYNQANYSDNTTGHPFFGKGNPITNFYHMNVVRDMLGGVYGTAAFNNPTTNTTANNSYTYTVPSGYDINHIRLVATISKYGTTINDREIQNAVETNSGVVACSYAQPQVQICVVTTDTVSGKNLIVWEKAGIQHAKSYKIYRETSTPGNYQLIGTQAANVFSTYLDAGSNPQSQSYTYKLTVVDSCNREMPLSSANAHSTVHVTFNTLSNNTIYISWVPYVGRPYTTYTISRSNNNGPWTQVAQVTSSTTSYNDANPPSGVNSYRVEIQVPGGCSPSAKTTAYNTIISNAAVAWHTGIAAVNGNSLKIYPNPANDMINVEGLNGEQNITILDVTGRVVLSSASVDTRNQVMTIDVSSFARGAYILKATDAEGNTTINRFQKL from the coding sequence ATGAGACATCTTTATTTTTCAGCATTATTGCTTTTATCTTCTGCTACGTTATTTGCGCAGGATACAGTATCTACCAACGGACAGAAAAACGTTTTACTTGAATCAGCCACCGGAGCATGGACAGGCTGGGCTCCCGATGGCATCGTTTTCCTGGACAATGTGAAAGCTTCTTACCCGAGTACGATATGTTTGCAGCACCATAATAATGATGGTATGGTGAATACACAATCAACTGCCTACCAGGCTGCATTCAGTGTGACGGGATATCCAACCGGCGCCATCAACAGAAAACTCTATTCGGGTCAGTCTGGCATTTCTGCCTCACGCGGTATCTGGATGTCTTCTGTAGCTGCTGAATTGCAAAACAGCCCAACATTCGATGTTCGACTGATATATTCATACAATCCATCGACCAGGGTCATCTCTGCCAACGTACAAGGTACTGCACTCACCAGCCTTTCAGGCCTGTATTACACAAACGTATATATTGTTGAAGACAGCGTCACAGGTACGGGTTCACAATATAACCAGGCCAATTATTCAGACAATACAACCGGTCACCCTTTTTTCGGCAAAGGCAACCCGATAACTAATTTCTACCACATGAACGTGGTACGGGATATGCTGGGTGGTGTATATGGCACTGCTGCTTTCAATAATCCGACCACCAATACTACAGCCAACAATAGTTACACATATACAGTTCCTTCCGGTTATGACATAAATCATATCAGGTTGGTTGCAACTATTTCAAAATACGGAACTACTATTAATGACAGGGAAATACAGAATGCTGTTGAGACAAACTCGGGTGTTGTTGCATGTTCTTATGCCCAACCACAGGTGCAGATTTGCGTCGTAACAACTGATACAGTAAGTGGCAAAAACCTGATAGTATGGGAAAAAGCCGGTATCCAGCATGCTAAATCTTATAAGATATATAGGGAGACAAGCACGCCCGGCAACTACCAGCTTATCGGTACCCAGGCGGCTAATGTTTTCAGTACTTACCTGGATGCAGGTTCTAATCCCCAGTCGCAGAGCTACACTTATAAGCTGACAGTAGTAGACAGCTGTAACAGGGAGATGCCGCTTAGCTCAGCCAATGCTCATAGTACCGTACATGTTACTTTCAATACCCTTTCTAATAATACTATCTATATATCATGGGTGCCCTATGTAGGCCGGCCATATACAACCTACACTATTTCGCGTAGCAATAACAACGGCCCATGGACACAGGTAGCACAGGTAACTTCTTCTACTACAAGTTACAATGATGCGAATCCGCCAAGTGGTGTTAATTCATATCGTGTTGAGATACAGGTACCCGGAGGTTGCAGCCCAAGCGCTAAGACTACCGCATACAATACTATTATTTCAAATGCGGCTGTTGCATGGCATACAGGTATAGCTGCAGTAAACGGTAACAGCCTGAAAATATATCCCAATCCTGCAAATGATATGATCAATGTAGAAGGATTGAATGGAGAACAGAATATAACCATATTGGACGTAACCGGGAGGGTAGTTCTTAGTTCAGCATCAGTTGATACCCGCAACCAGGTAATGACAATAGATGTGTCGTCTTTTGCCAGGGGAGCATATATACTGAAAGCAACAGATGCAGAAGGAAATACAACAATCAATAGGTTCCAGAAATTATAA
- a CDS encoding ABC transporter permease yields the protein MLKLFAIEWLKVRKYRTFWIMIGMFVLLLPLWNYGINQGVLKMGGKGKDGINLLDQAYNFGHVWENMGWWTSVFVMFITILTIIIITNEYSFRTQRQNIIDGWTRMDSYHAKWLMVLIFAIFTTLYTFIVGFVFGISGDSMSNFPGNIEKLFYVFVLSLNYYGFGLLIAYLFKRSGIAIGIFFLYNMIIEKLLQSLINWKMDYNAGDLLPLQASDELLPFPLMSVAKQMMQMKNEIPPSVYLLASFAWIVIYYLIAWFRLLRSDW from the coding sequence ATGTTAAAACTATTTGCAATAGAATGGCTGAAAGTTAGAAAGTATCGCACTTTCTGGATCATGATCGGCATGTTTGTCTTATTACTACCACTTTGGAACTACGGCATCAACCAGGGAGTGCTGAAAATGGGTGGAAAAGGTAAAGACGGCATCAATCTGCTGGACCAGGCCTATAACTTCGGGCATGTATGGGAAAATATGGGCTGGTGGACCAGTGTATTTGTGATGTTCATCACCATACTCACCATTATTATCATTACCAACGAATATTCCTTTCGCACACAAAGACAGAATATTATTGACGGATGGACAAGAATGGACTCTTATCATGCCAAATGGCTGATGGTACTGATCTTTGCCATATTCACTACACTTTACACCTTTATTGTTGGTTTTGTATTCGGCATTTCGGGAGACAGTATGAGTAATTTTCCCGGAAACATTGAGAAGCTGTTTTATGTATTTGTGTTGTCATTGAACTACTATGGGTTTGGGCTATTGATAGCTTACTTGTTCAAGCGCAGCGGTATTGCTATTGGTATATTCTTCCTGTATAATATGATCATCGAAAAGCTGCTCCAGTCACTTATCAACTGGAAAATGGACTATAACGCCGGCGATCTGCTACCACTCCAGGCAAGCGATGAACTTCTACCCTTCCCACTAATGAGCGTAGCTAAACAGATGATGCAAATGAAAAATGAGATACCGCCAAGTGTTTACCTGTTAGCCTCGTTTGCCTGGATAGTTATCTATTACTTAATAGCCTGGTTTCGGTTACTGAGATCGGATTGGTAA